The following proteins are encoded in a genomic region of Colletotrichum higginsianum IMI 349063 chromosome 9, whole genome shotgun sequence:
- a CDS encoding Mitochondrial carrier protein, whose product MSPPVASKQERESNTARLLGSGSAGIAELAVFHPVDTIAKRLMSNQSKIAGIDQLNQVIFKDKATATAGRKFFSLFPGLGYAAGYKVLQRIYKYGGQPVARDFLAKNYGEDFERAFGKKTGKAIMHSTAGSLIGIGEIVLLPLDVLKIKRQTNPEAFRGRGVFRIVADEGFGLYRGWGWTAARNAPGSFALFGGSAFTKEYLFKLDDYNKASWFQNFIASIAGASASLLVSAPLDVIKTRIQNRNFENPESGFRIISNMMKNEGASAFFKGLVPKLLMTGPKLVFSFWLAQTLIPAFDGMLK is encoded by the exons ATGTCTCCGCCCGTTGCTTCCAAGCAGGAGAGGGAGTCGAACACCGCGCGACTCTTGGGTTCCG GCTCCGCTGGTATCGCCGAGTTGGCCGTCTTTCACCCT GTCGACACCATTGCGAAGCGCTTGATGAGCAACCAGAGCAAG ATTGCCGGCATCGACCAGCTCAACCAAGTTATCTTCAAGGACAAGGCCACTGCGACCGCCGGCCGCAAgttcttctccctcttccccggcCTGGGCTACGCCGCCGGGTACAAGGTCCTCCAGAGAATATACAAGTACGGAGGCCAGCCCGTCGCCAGAGACTTCCTTGCCAAGAACTATGGCGAGGATTTTGAGCGCGCCTTCGGCAAGAAGACGGGCAAGGCCATCATGCACTCCACCGCCGGCAG TTTGATCGGTATCGGAGAGATCGTTCTCCTTCCTTTGGACGTCCTCAAGATCAAGAGACAGACAAACCCCGAGGCCTTCCGCGGCCGCGGTGTCTTCAGgatcgtcgccgacgagggcttTGGTCTGTACAGAGGATGGGGCTGGACTGCCGCCCGTAACGCTCCTGGATCGTTCGCT CTGTTTGGTGGTTCCGCCTTCACGAAAGAGTACCTCTTCAAGCTGGACGACTACAACAAGGCCTCGTGGTTCCAAAACTTCATCGCCTCCATCGCTGGAGCTTCCGCCTCCCTCCTCGTCTCCGCTCCCCTCGACGTCATCAAGACCCGCATCCAGAACCGCAACTTTGAGAACCCCGAGAGCGGCTTCAGGATTATTTCCAACATGATGAAGAACGAGGGTGCCTCCGCTTTCTTCAAGGGACTTGTTCCCAAG CTGTTGATGACCGGCCCCAAGCTGGTGTTCTCCTTCTGGCTTGCGCAGACACTCATTCCCGCGTTCGATGGTATgcttaaataa